TGATCAATAATTTGTGGGGTTAATGCATCCGTTGCAGAAGAGCTGTAATCAATATATATCATACCTATTTGCAGTTGGCTGTTCTGTTGCTCAATAGGTGTATGAATAATTTTTGTCGCAGCACGAGCAAGCGAGTTTGCTTGGATTATCTTGACATGGATATGATCTTTCCGTTTATTCAGAAACTGAATCGCTTTAGTTTTGGCTTCATTATATACTGGATGAGGAGTAGATGGGATAACTTTATAATTAATATCTGCATCAATTGTAACATGCTGGATAACTTTCCCCTGCATGTCACTTAGTGCACTAAGTCCGGTTTCAAAAAAATAGTTACTTTCTGTAATGACAACAATCCCAATAGTAATATCCATATTATTTTCTGCCTATTGATGGGTTAGCCTGGTCTATACTCTTCGTGAATAATTTTATTTATACCCTAAAGGGCATAAATCGTCGCTCTTGACCACCAAGGAAGGTGGAAATGCAGTTAATGCGTGTCATCCTAGTCATTTATAAAAACATAAGCTTATAGGGCTTTATCACTCGACGGTCGCCCCCTTGTGCCAAAAACCATTTGCTTTGATTATATGCAGCTCTATAAATACCTTTTAGAAATTTTTAAACTCATGCACATCAGGGGGTGTTTTGATTTTTTTCTTCAATTCGAATAATTCCAGTATCCCCATCTAAATAAAGTAAATCACCTGTCTTTATTTGTTGCGTCGCAATCATGGTATTAACAACAGCAGGTATACCAAATTCTCTGGATACAATAGAGCTATGGGATAACATTGAGCCAATATCAGATATCACACCAGCTGCTAGAGCGAATAAAGGAGTCCAGGAAGCATCAGTAAACTTTGCCACCAGAATTTCACCTTGTTGAAAGGTTTCTGCTTGTTGATTTAAGTCTGTAATTACTCGTGCTCGCGCTAAAACTGTACCAGGACTTGCTCCAAATCCTTGAATACTACTATCATCTACTATGACAGACTGATTTGCTCTTTTGGGAGTGTAAGCACCAATTAAAGCCATTGGTGGTTCTTGGACACGTTGGTTTGCTAAATGGTCATGCCTATTTTGGTTAATCTTTTCTCTTGGAAAAGCGTCATCTGCTGATTTTCTACCAGCAATATAGTCACGTAAATCGTTAAAGTCGATGTAAGGTATATCATCTGACTTTAAAGTACCTTGTTTTTCTAAACGACTTGCTACTTCATAGATGATTTTACGATAGAACCAGGTTTCAGCAATATAAGTGGGACGAGTGGCTTCTCTTCGTTCAGCCATTTTGCCATAGGCTGCAATGACCAATTTTAGTTTTAACCTGGCTGTCCACGGGAGTTTTGATAAGAGTTGTCGAGTATCTGCTGCTCGTAGTTGGTTAACATGATCAAGCCGTGAATCAAGCTCTATCTCATTACTAAGATACATCCTAATTACCTGAAGAAGATAATTAGGGTCATCATTCCAGCGAGGAATGGTTAATTCGAATTCTTGATGACCTCTCGAACCAAAGTCCATTAAGAAGTTTGCAAATGTCTCATACCAAAATTTTCGACCTTTATTATCCTGCTTTAGCACCTCGGGTAAGTCAACAACGGGTGTATTAAGAAATAACTTGGTTAAATGAGGCGACTGTTTGACTTCGTTGGCTAAGTTTGCAATGCTTTTCGTCACTTCAATCGTTCTAAGACCATTCATTGAGGCCTTAATACGGTTCTGCAAACCATTAGCGGTGTCACCTAGCCACTTTTCACATGATTCCTTAAGTAAATCATATAAGGCAAATGATTGTAGAAAGAAAGGCATATAGGCTGCACAAGCCTCTAAAAAATACTTATCAATACGTTGCAATTCTTGATTTAAATCGGCTAGGTTCATTGAGCTTAAATCAAGTTTGTGAAAGCGTTGGGTTTCTTGTTTTCTTAATTCCACCATTTTTTTCACAATAGCACCTGCAGATGCCATATTTCTAATTTGACAGCCAAACCAGTAAAGACTGCTTTTTAGGTATTTTACACCACTCACAGGACTACCATAAGGATTTACATAGTGACTGAAGTCCACCGAATCTGTTGCGTAGCGGGTTGTAAACTTCATTGGATCATGGGTGGGTGGACACTGGGTAAGCAATTGTGCTGATGCTGATATATTCAAATACACATGACCTTGTATATAACCCATATAATGTTGTGAATGACCGATATCAAGTAACCCCATGGTTTTTACTGCAGGGCCATGAATATTATGTTGATAAAAGCGACAGAATGATAAACCAAGAGGAGACATTAACCCGGTGACGATTTCTCCGGTATCCATTCTGGAGAACATTGTATTGTTACGAATAAAGTCACTAGTTTCTGCAGTATCGGCATAAAGCTTTTTTGTTTGTTTTGCTGTGGTTACCGGTCTTGCTTGTAAAATCCAGATGTTGTCATCTTTTATTGCCCATTCAATGTCAAGCTCTTGATTATAATGTTGGCGTATTGCAAGAGCTTGTTTTGCTAGTCTTTGTACTTGTTCATCAGTAAGGGTTGGTTTTTCTATATTATTTTCAGGAACGTCGAGTAACTCTATTGCTCCTTGCTTAGAGTAACCCGACCTTACCAGTTTTTGACGAATAACACGGTGCGCTATTTTAAAGTTATCTTTAGTGACGACAAAAGTATCTGTTGTGACCTGACCAGAGACAACGCCTTCACCTAACCCCCAACACGCTTCAATGACAATACAACTGGTATCATCGTTAATGGGGTCAGTAGTAAACAGGACACCTGCAATATCTGCATCAACCATCTCCTGAATAACAACAGCAATCCCCCGATTTTTTAAGTCTTTCAGTGAAAAGTCCTGGGTATTAGTGACCTGGTAAGTGTGGGCTCTGTCAGTCCAAATTGATCCCCAGCAGCGTTTTACACAATCGGTAACGGATTGGTCACCTTCAATATGTAAATAGGTGTCGTATTGGCCTGCATAGGAGTTGGCGATACCATCTTCATTAGTTGCGGAGGATCGTATCGCAACCCGTTGACTACCAATTTTTTTATAAGCATCAATAATCTTGGTATGTAAAGATACAGGTAATGTTGTTTGTTGGATTTTATTACGAATTTCTGCACATGTATCAGCATCAATGGTATCTTGATTGCTAATCCAAGTATCAAGTCCTGATTCAGATAAAAAAGAGTGGTAAGCTGACACAGTGACACAATAGGCGGCTGGTACGGGAAAGCCGGCATTTATTAATTTACTTAATGAGCTTGCTTTACCACCTAATTGTTTACTGTTTTCACTATTACCTACAACTTCTATAAATTGAGGTTGGCTGTTCATTACCTTTATATCCAAATATATCAGTGAAAAAATACATCAAATAGCTTGTTTATTACTTAGAGATGAAGCTGAATACCATTGATCTAAATAGGCCTTGGTATCATTTGCAGTGTGTTGGCCGGAAAATACGGCTGATTCGAGATTGCCTATTCCAACACTATCCTGATTAGCAAAAAAAATCCCACCATAGGGTCGTGATGCCTGGTTAAATACTTCACTCTTAAGTTGCCCAATTTCAGCAGCTACTAACCCTTTATTCCAACGCCAAAGCTTAATATCGGTAATTAAATTTGCTGATACACCAGCTGCAGCTATAATATCACTTGCTTCTTGGTACGCTGATTTTTGTAGTTCAGTGAAACTTACCTTTTGTAGTTTTCCTTGATCATCAGGAAGAGCAACTGGCTTTAAAAGTGTGAATATGCCTGTTTGGCTTGAACAGCCGGGATCTTGCCAGTTTGCCACTATGCAAGCACCTGTGCGGCACCAACTATTTTGATAAAGCTGTTGTATAGAATCCTCTATTAAATAACCCCCAAAGTTTTCTGGCCAGACAGGTTGTTTAAGAAATACAGCTGCAACACAATAATCGTGATGTTTTATTTTTTTTATTGCTGTTTTTTGTTTCTCAGGTAAGTTGTTTACTGCACTGAGGGCGCTAAATTTAGGAGCAGCCCAAATCACTGCTTTTGTATGTACTTCATATAGTCGATTTTCTTGTTCATAGCGTACCAGATAACCTTTATTATCAGAAGTTATAGAAAGCACACTTGACTGACAGTGCTGCTGGTAGTTAGCTAATTTATTTAAGCGATTACCTAACCGTTGAGAGATAAAACCATTCCCACCAGGAAAAGCAACTAAGGTACCATAAAGGTAACCAACTAAGAAATAAAGTCCGACATAAGCTGAAACAGTTTTGCTAGATAAACATTCTACTCGAAGGGTCGTATCGATAGCATTAAGTACTAATGAGCTCAGTTTAATTTTTGGCAAAAGGGTTTTGGGAAGTTTAGCTTGAACTTGAGGGTTACAGAATAAATCATACAAAGAAATAGAGTCAAACAGTTCCATCTCAGCTCTTGTCCATTTACATCGCTCATGCCAAGGGACTTCAGGGTACTTTTCAGTCACTGTAAATTGTTTTAGATAGGAGAATAAAGGAGAAAATACTGGGTTACCTAAATGCTTGGAAGCAGCAATATAACGTTGTTGTTTAAATGTACCTGAGATTAGATTGCTTGTTAGT
This genomic interval from Spartinivicinus ruber contains the following:
- a CDS encoding PEP/pyruvate-binding domain-containing protein, producing the protein MNSQPQFIEVVGNSENSKQLGGKASSLSKLINAGFPVPAAYCVTVSAYHSFLSESGLDTWISNQDTIDADTCAEIRNKIQQTTLPVSLHTKIIDAYKKIGSQRVAIRSSATNEDGIANSYAGQYDTYLHIEGDQSVTDCVKRCWGSIWTDRAHTYQVTNTQDFSLKDLKNRGIAVVIQEMVDADIAGVLFTTDPINDDTSCIVIEACWGLGEGVVSGQVTTDTFVVTKDNFKIAHRVIRQKLVRSGYSKQGAIELLDVPENNIEKPTLTDEQVQRLAKQALAIRQHYNQELDIEWAIKDDNIWILQARPVTTAKQTKKLYADTAETSDFIRNNTMFSRMDTGEIVTGLMSPLGLSFCRFYQHNIHGPAVKTMGLLDIGHSQHYMGYIQGHVYLNISASAQLLTQCPPTHDPMKFTTRYATDSVDFSHYVNPYGSPVSGVKYLKSSLYWFGCQIRNMASAGAIVKKMVELRKQETQRFHKLDLSSMNLADLNQELQRIDKYFLEACAAYMPFFLQSFALYDLLKESCEKWLGDTANGLQNRIKASMNGLRTIEVTKSIANLANEVKQSPHLTKLFLNTPVVDLPEVLKQDNKGRKFWYETFANFLMDFGSRGHQEFELTIPRWNDDPNYLLQVIRMYLSNEIELDSRLDHVNQLRAADTRQLLSKLPWTARLKLKLVIAAYGKMAERREATRPTYIAETWFYRKIIYEVASRLEKQGTLKSDDIPYIDFNDLRDYIAGRKSADDAFPREKINQNRHDHLANQRVQEPPMALIGAYTPKRANQSVIVDDSSIQGFGASPGTVLARARVITDLNQQAETFQQGEILVAKFTDASWTPLFALAAGVISDIGSMLSHSSIVSREFGIPAVVNTMIATQQIKTGDLLYLDGDTGIIRIEEKNQNTP
- a CDS encoding NAD(P)/FAD-dependent oxidoreductase — its product is MTNKIRISSHRNSVVFPTFPSSQYESMATSLPKLNHKPIINTKTYEVVIVGGGLSGLTAAWQLKKHITGSILLLEKADQLGGNACSNNYHGLRYSTAGTCFQKPSLDSHVGQLLTDLELWNQWQETEQDTLVLFDRKRLINSLGEISLSFLKQPVALLNPALLKLTSNLISGTFKQQRYIAASKHLGNPVFSPLFSYLKQFTVTEKYPEVPWHERCKWTRAEMELFDSISLYDLFCNPQVQAKLPKTLLPKIKLSSLVLNAIDTTLRVECLSSKTVSAYVGLYFLVGYLYGTLVAFPGGNGFISQRLGNRLNKLANYQQHCQSSVLSITSDNKGYLVRYEQENRLYEVHTKAVIWAAPKFSALSAVNNLPEKQKTAIKKIKHHDYCVAAVFLKQPVWPENFGGYLIEDSIQQLYQNSWCRTGACIVANWQDPGCSSQTGIFTLLKPVALPDDQGKLQKVSFTELQKSAYQEASDIIAAAGVSANLITDIKLWRWNKGLVAAEIGQLKSEVFNQASRPYGGIFFANQDSVGIGNLESAVFSGQHTANDTKAYLDQWYSASSLSNKQAI